In one window of Candidatus Fonsibacter ubiquis DNA:
- a CDS encoding NuoB/complex I 20 kDa subunit family protein: MIQNKLDQVPEEFKELAKEFTEKGFITTSSENLINWARTGSLHWMTFGLACCAVEMMQTSMPRYDLERFGAAPRASPRQSDVMIVAGTLTNKMAPALRKVYDQMPEPRYVISMGSCANGGGYYHYSYAVVRGCDRVVPVDIYVPGCPPSAEALLYGILQLQKKIRREGTIER, encoded by the coding sequence ATGATACAAAATAAATTAGACCAAGTTCCAGAAGAATTTAAAGAGCTCGCAAAAGAGTTTACTGAAAAAGGTTTTATAACAACTTCCAGTGAAAATTTAATCAATTGGGCAAGAACAGGCTCTTTACATTGGATGACCTTTGGACTTGCTTGTTGTGCAGTTGAGATGATGCAAACGTCCATGCCACGATATGATCTTGAAAGATTTGGAGCAGCTCCTCGAGCATCCCCAAGACAATCCGATGTGATGATTGTTGCTGGAACTTTAACAAATAAAATGGCTCCAGCACTTCGTAAAGTTTATGATCAAATGCCAGAGCCTCGTTATGTAATTTCCATGGGTAGCTGTGCTAATGGTGGTGGCTACTATCATTATTCATATGCTGTAGTTAGAGGTTGTGACCGGGTTGTTCCTGTTGATATTTATGTTCCAGGCTGCCCTCCATCTGCAGAAGCTTTGCTCTATGGAATATTGCAATTACAGAAAAAAATTAGAAGAGAAGGCACAATCGAAAGATAA
- a CDS encoding NADH-quinone oxidoreductase subunit D: MAKETKTMNLNFGPQHPAAHGVLRLILELDGEVIERADPHIGLLHRGTEKLIENKTYTQAVPYFDRLDYVAPMNQEHAFALAIEKLLEINVPARGSYIRVIFCEIGRILSHILNITTQALDVGALTPSLWGFEEREKLMVFYERVSGSRLHANYFRPGGVHQDFPVGLKEDILEFCKNFPKVIDDLENLLTDNRIFKQRNVDIGVVSPQDAVAHGFSGVMLRGSGIPWDLRRSQPYEVYDKFKFKIPIGKNGDCYDRYLCRIEEMRESTKIIVDALNTIPDGPVMTTDGKVSPPSRAAMKKSMEALIHHFKLFTEGYHVPKGEVYACVEAPKGEFGVYLIADGSNKPYRCKIKAPGFAHLQAMDYVVKGHMLADVPAVLGSMDIVFGEIDR; the protein is encoded by the coding sequence ATGGCTAAAGAAACAAAAACAATGAATCTTAACTTTGGTCCGCAGCACCCTGCTGCGCACGGAGTATTAAGATTAATTCTTGAACTGGATGGTGAAGTAATTGAAAGAGCAGATCCACATATTGGATTGCTTCATAGAGGAACGGAAAAATTAATTGAAAACAAAACATACACCCAAGCAGTACCGTATTTTGATCGACTGGATTATGTTGCACCAATGAACCAGGAGCATGCCTTTGCTCTTGCCATTGAAAAATTATTAGAAATTAATGTTCCTGCACGAGGCAGTTATATTCGAGTTATATTTTGTGAGATTGGAAGAATTTTAAGTCATATTTTAAATATTACAACGCAAGCATTGGATGTTGGTGCATTAACACCTTCTCTTTGGGGTTTTGAAGAGAGAGAAAAGTTAATGGTATTTTATGAGCGAGTTTCAGGTTCACGGTTGCATGCAAATTATTTTAGACCGGGTGGAGTTCATCAAGATTTTCCAGTTGGACTTAAAGAAGATATTTTAGAATTTTGTAAAAATTTTCCAAAAGTTATCGATGATTTAGAAAATTTATTAACAGATAATAGAATTTTTAAACAAAGAAATGTGGATATTGGTGTTGTCAGTCCGCAAGATGCAGTGGCCCATGGATTTTCTGGAGTGATGTTAAGGGGCTCTGGTATTCCTTGGGATTTAAGACGATCGCAGCCGTATGAAGTATATGACAAATTTAAATTTAAAATTCCAATTGGAAAAAATGGTGATTGTTATGATCGATATCTTTGTAGAATTGAGGAAATGAGAGAAAGTACAAAAATTATTGTGGACGCTTTAAACACTATTCCAGATGGACCTGTGATGACAACCGATGGAAAAGTATCACCACCTTCAAGAGCTGCTATGAAAAAATCAATGGAAGCTTTAATTCACCACTTTAAATTATTCACTGAAGGTTATCATGTTCCAAAAGGAGAAGTGTACGCTTGTGTTGAAGCACCTAAGGGTGAGTTTGGAGTTTATTTAATTGCAGACGGTTCTAACAAACCTTACCGATGCAAAATTAAAGCGCCGGGCTTTGCACATTTACAAGCAATGGATTATGTCGTTAAAGGTCATATGTTGGCAGATGTTCCAGCTGTACTAGGTTCAATGGATATTGTTTTTGGAGAAATTGATCGATGA
- a CDS encoding NADH-quinone oxidoreductase subunit C — MQKVNLDPNLKSEFKSLVISENFSEPVLEISTEELPKLLIYLRDSKSLRFRQLVDILGVDYPKRANRFDVIYLLLSHEFNNRITVKTSVKLDEALPSVVPIFPVANWFEREAFDMYGIKFTNHPDLRRILTDYEFEGYPLRKDFPLSGHTEVRYDDELKKVVYEPVKLAQAYRDFDFESPWEGTKYIKKEQDKR, encoded by the coding sequence ATGCAAAAAGTAAACTTAGATCCAAATTTAAAAAGTGAGTTTAAATCTTTAGTAATTAGTGAAAATTTTTCAGAACCAGTTCTTGAAATTTCAACGGAGGAGTTGCCAAAGTTATTAATTTATCTTCGTGATAGTAAAAGTTTAAGATTTAGACAGTTAGTTGATATTTTAGGTGTGGATTATCCAAAACGAGCTAACCGATTTGATGTTATCTATTTATTATTAAGTCACGAATTTAATAATCGTATTACCGTTAAGACTTCAGTTAAATTAGATGAAGCTCTACCAAGTGTGGTGCCAATATTTCCGGTTGCAAATTGGTTTGAAAGAGAAGCTTTTGATATGTACGGAATTAAATTCACCAACCATCCAGATCTTCGACGAATTTTAACGGATTACGAATTTGAAGGTTATCCGCTTAGGAAGGATTTTCCATTATCGGGTCATACAGAGGTTAGATATGATGATGAGCTTAAAAAAGTAGTGTATGAGCCAGTAAAACTAGCTCAAGCTTACAGAGATTTTGACTTTGAGTCCCCATGGGAGGGAACCAAATACATTAAAAAAGAACAGGACAAGAGATAA
- the nuoL gene encoding NADH-quinone oxidoreductase subunit L, with product MLYLILFLPLLGSFISAFFYKKIGDKTCQILTSAFIVIGAILSSIILLDTIKTGKTYEYPIFNWITSGTLKLHWSIYVDSLTAVMLVVVNSVSALVHIYSIGYMSHDPHKPRFMSYLSLFTFMMLSLITADNFLQLFFGWEGVGLASYLLIGFWFKKESANNASMKAFIVNRVGDLGLLIAMFLIFKTFGTLTFSEVFTQAAEQSKNTIKIFGGEFNLITTICVFLFIGAMGKSAQIILHTWLPDAMEGPTPVSALIHAATMVTAGVFLVARCSPLFEYSQYALNLVAFVGATTAIFAATVAIVQTDIKRIIAYSTCSQLGYMFFAAGMGAYNIAIFHLFTHAFFKALLFLGAGSVIHAFHDEQNIEKMGGVWKKIPMTYALMVIGTLALTGFPLLAGFYSKDAIIESAYFSKSLFAGYAFVIGLTTAFITSVYSWRLIFKTFHGKYNNAMSFDKVHESGLVMIIPLVVLAIGAIFSGYVFHEIFIGENTKFWGKAIFFLKQTAHGHPPLWLLILIPTLVISAIPLSFILFLKRKDIVENFINSQKPLYNFLVKKWYFDELYDFIFVRPFRSIGNFLWQRGDVKTIDAYGPDGIARVVKNLSDRASSMQSGYLYHYATILLIGLIIIVTFLIII from the coding sequence ATGCTATATTTAATTTTATTTTTACCATTACTTGGATCTTTTATTTCTGCTTTTTTTTACAAAAAGATTGGAGATAAAACATGTCAGATCTTAACATCTGCATTCATTGTTATCGGTGCAATACTTTCTTCTATAATTTTATTAGATACTATTAAAACCGGAAAAACTTATGAGTATCCAATTTTTAATTGGATAACCTCTGGAACGTTAAAACTTCATTGGTCTATTTATGTGGACTCACTCACAGCTGTGATGCTTGTTGTTGTAAATTCTGTATCTGCACTAGTTCATATTTATTCAATTGGTTACATGAGTCATGATCCGCATAAGCCAAGATTTATGTCTTATCTTTCTCTTTTTACTTTCATGATGTTGTCCTTAATTACAGCTGATAATTTTTTACAATTATTTTTTGGTTGGGAAGGTGTTGGACTTGCATCTTACTTATTAATTGGTTTTTGGTTTAAGAAAGAAAGTGCAAACAATGCTTCAATGAAAGCTTTTATAGTAAACCGTGTCGGAGATCTTGGTTTACTAATTGCAATGTTTTTAATTTTTAAAACTTTTGGAACTTTAACATTTAGCGAAGTATTCACTCAAGCTGCAGAGCAATCAAAAAACACTATAAAAATTTTTGGAGGTGAATTTAATTTAATTACAACTATTTGTGTATTTTTATTCATTGGTGCCATGGGAAAATCTGCACAAATTATTTTACACACCTGGCTTCCAGATGCTATGGAAGGACCAACACCAGTTTCTGCATTAATCCACGCTGCAACCATGGTAACTGCTGGAGTATTTTTAGTTGCAAGATGTTCACCATTATTTGAGTACTCACAATATGCTTTAAATTTAGTTGCATTTGTTGGGGCAACCACTGCGATTTTTGCAGCAACCGTTGCCATCGTTCAAACTGATATAAAAAGAATTATCGCCTATTCAACGTGTAGCCAATTAGGTTACATGTTTTTTGCAGCAGGAATGGGGGCTTATAATATTGCTATATTTCACTTATTTACCCATGCTTTTTTTAAGGCTCTTCTTTTCTTAGGAGCAGGTTCAGTCATTCATGCATTCCATGATGAACAGAACATAGAAAAAATGGGTGGAGTTTGGAAAAAAATTCCAATGACTTATGCGTTAATGGTAATTGGAACTTTAGCATTAACAGGATTTCCATTACTTGCAGGATTTTATTCAAAGGATGCAATTATAGAGTCAGCTTATTTTTCTAAAAGTTTATTTGCAGGTTATGCATTTGTCATAGGCTTAACCACAGCTTTTATTACTTCAGTTTATTCTTGGCGATTAATTTTTAAAACTTTCCATGGCAAATATAATAATGCCATGAGCTTTGATAAAGTTCACGAATCCGGACTTGTTATGATTATTCCATTAGTTGTTCTTGCAATTGGTGCAATATTTTCAGGGTATGTTTTTCATGAAATATTTATTGGTGAGAATACAAAATTCTGGGGTAAGGCAATATTTTTCTTAAAGCAAACTGCACATGGTCATCCACCGTTATGGTTGCTAATTTTAATTCCAACTTTAGTAATTTCCGCAATACCTTTATCATTTATTTTATTTTTAAAGAGAAAAGATATTGTTGAAAATTTTATTAATAGTCAAAAACCCTTGTATAATTTTTTGGTTAAAAAATGGTACTTCGATGAATTATACGATTTTATTTTTGTAAGACCCTTTAGAAGTATTGGTAATTTTTTATGGCAAAGAGGGGATGTTAAAACCATAGATGCTTACGGTCCTGATGGAATAGCAAGAGTTGTAAAAAATTTATCTGATCGAGCAAGTAGTATGCAGTCTGGTTATTTATATCATTATGCAACAATTTTATTAATTGGTTTAATCATCATTGTTACGTTTTTAATTATTATTTAA
- a CDS encoding NADH-quinone oxidoreductase subunit J: MIAHALIFYLLSSITILSSIMVISSKNTVHSVFFLILAFVNVSCLFIMIGAEFVGMILLIVYVGAVAVLFLFVVMMLEGNFIKIKQGFLQYMPFGLLIAAVIFFELIIIIGSWQYRPEFIKTAKIAYDANETNTEQIGKLLYTDYFLPFQLSGVVLLVAMIGAILLTFRRRDNIKRQDILKQSSREREDSIELADPESNKGVKIND; this comes from the coding sequence ATGATTGCGCACGCGTTAATTTTTTACCTGTTGTCCTCAATAACTATTCTCTCAAGTATTATGGTTATTTCTTCAAAAAATACCGTTCATTCAGTTTTCTTTTTAATTTTAGCCTTTGTAAATGTTTCCTGCTTATTCATTATGATCGGAGCTGAGTTTGTTGGAATGATTTTATTAATTGTTTATGTGGGCGCTGTTGCAGTTTTATTTTTATTTGTGGTGATGATGTTAGAGGGAAATTTTATAAAAATTAAACAAGGCTTTTTACAGTACATGCCCTTTGGATTATTAATTGCAGCAGTTATATTTTTTGAATTAATAATTATTATTGGCAGCTGGCAGTATAGACCTGAATTTATAAAGACCGCTAAAATTGCATACGATGCCAATGAGACCAACACTGAGCAAATTGGAAAATTACTTTACACCGATTATTTCTTACCCTTCCAGTTATCTGGAGTGGTTTTGTTAGTGGCTATGATAGGGGCTATTTTATTAACTTTTAGACGTAGAGATAACATTAAAAGACAGGATATTTTAAAGCAGTCATCTCGTGAAAGGGAGGACTCCATTGAGCTTGCAGATCCTGAGAGCAACAAGGGAGTGAAGATCAATGATTGA
- the nuoG gene encoding NADH-quinone oxidoreductase subunit NuoG yields MPKVKVDGIEVEVPQGATVLQACEVAGKEIPRFCYHERLSIAGNCRMCLVEMEKSPKPVASCAMPVADGQVIYTNTEMVKKARQGVMEFLLINHPLDCPICDQGGECDLQDQSMKYGVDKSRYELNKRSVKEKYMGPLIKTVMTRCIHCTRCIRFASEVAGVPDLGAINRGENMEVTTYLEKTIDSELSANVIDLCPVGALTSKPYAFEARPWELTKTESIDVMDAVGSNIRVDTKGWEVKRILPRLNDEINEEWISDKSRYACDGLLKNRLDTPFIKVDGKLKACSWDEAFKFILDNTKGFTGDKVFGAVGDLVDVESMYMFKKFFKDVLSSDNIDFRPTNYHIDTSHKANYLFNTSIARLEEADLVVLVGTNPRLEATILNARIRKAYLARKTKVYSIGDVGELTYPYENVGSSFSAIGEILAKNGKIYNSLKSVKKPVFIIGESGLSSNGEYVLESVKKILKENNFINNDWNGLNILHQNASSVGAIYLNLIKPNFLDKLNDDILKVVYLLGADQIKINTKNKFIIYQGSHGGLNSKIADVILPGAAYTEKQGLYVNTEGRVQNANKASFPPGDAKEDWKIFRALSEVYKKTIDINTHEILRENLFKDFPIFKDIDQLPTLSLETLTYKNITPINGNIKIADFDFYSSNIIAASSKTMDECKKAKQVLQKTGTDN; encoded by the coding sequence ATGCCAAAAGTTAAAGTAGATGGAATTGAAGTAGAAGTGCCACAGGGCGCAACGGTTTTGCAGGCATGTGAAGTTGCTGGAAAAGAAATTCCAAGATTTTGTTATCACGAAAGATTATCCATCGCTGGAAATTGTAGAATGTGTTTAGTGGAGATGGAAAAATCTCCAAAACCCGTTGCTTCATGTGCAATGCCAGTGGCTGACGGCCAAGTAATTTACACCAATACTGAAATGGTTAAAAAAGCAAGACAAGGTGTAATGGAGTTCTTGCTTATCAATCACCCTCTAGATTGTCCTATTTGTGATCAAGGTGGAGAGTGTGATCTACAAGATCAATCGATGAAATATGGAGTTGATAAATCTCGATATGAATTAAATAAAAGATCAGTAAAAGAAAAATATATGGGACCGTTAATAAAAACGGTCATGACAAGATGTATTCATTGCACTCGTTGCATTCGTTTTGCATCTGAAGTTGCTGGTGTACCAGATCTTGGTGCAATTAACCGTGGTGAAAATATGGAAGTGACAACATATTTAGAAAAAACCATTGACTCAGAATTATCAGCAAACGTTATAGATCTTTGCCCAGTTGGCGCCTTAACATCAAAGCCTTATGCTTTTGAAGCAAGACCTTGGGAGTTAACTAAGACAGAAAGCATCGATGTTATGGATGCAGTTGGATCAAATATTCGTGTGGATACTAAAGGTTGGGAAGTTAAAAGAATTTTGCCAAGATTAAATGATGAAATTAATGAAGAGTGGATTAGTGACAAATCTCGTTATGCTTGCGATGGATTATTGAAAAACCGATTAGATACTCCTTTCATTAAAGTTGATGGAAAACTTAAAGCATGTAGCTGGGATGAGGCTTTTAAATTTATTTTAGATAACACAAAGGGTTTCACAGGAGATAAAGTTTTTGGAGCAGTTGGAGATTTAGTAGATGTTGAAAGTATGTATATGTTTAAGAAATTTTTTAAAGATGTTTTATCTTCAGACAATATTGATTTCAGACCAACCAATTATCACATCGATACATCTCATAAGGCTAATTATCTTTTCAACACATCCATTGCACGTTTAGAAGAAGCGGATTTAGTAGTTTTAGTTGGGACTAATCCAAGGCTTGAAGCAACTATTTTAAATGCTCGTATTCGAAAGGCTTATTTGGCTAGAAAAACCAAGGTTTATTCAATTGGTGATGTAGGGGAACTTACTTATCCCTATGAAAATGTCGGTTCTTCATTTTCTGCAATAGGTGAAATTTTAGCAAAAAATGGAAAAATTTATAACAGTCTTAAATCTGTAAAGAAGCCAGTATTTATAATTGGCGAGTCAGGACTGAGCTCAAATGGTGAATATGTATTAGAGTCAGTTAAAAAGATTTTAAAAGAAAATAATTTTATAAACAATGACTGGAATGGTTTAAATATTTTACATCAAAACGCATCTAGTGTTGGTGCAATTTATTTAAATTTAATCAAACCTAATTTTTTAGATAAATTGAATGATGATATTTTAAAAGTAGTTTATCTTTTAGGTGCAGACCAGATTAAGATTAATACTAAAAATAAATTTATAATTTACCAAGGATCACATGGTGGATTGAATAGTAAAATTGCAGATGTAATTTTACCAGGTGCGGCCTACACAGAAAAACAAGGTTTATATGTTAATACCGAAGGCAGAGTTCAAAATGCGAATAAAGCGAGTTTCCCTCCAGGCGATGCTAAAGAGGATTGGAAAATATTTAGAGCTTTGTCTGAGGTTTATAAAAAAACAATTGATATTAACACCCATGAAATTTTAAGAGAAAATTTATTTAAAGATTTTCCAATCTTTAAAGATATAGATCAATTACCAACTTTATCTTTAGAAACTTTAACATATAAAAATATTACTCCGATAAATGGCAATATTAAAATTGCTGATTTTGATTTTTATTCTTCAAACATCATTGCAGCTTCCTCTAAGACTATGGATGAATGCAAAAAAGCAAAACAAGTTTTGCAAAAAACGGGAACGGATAACTAA
- the nuoH gene encoding NADH-quinone oxidoreductase subunit NuoH — protein MLFEYLNIVLYDLLKITALLVPVLIAVAMIVWVDRRVWGAVQLRKGPNVVGPFGLLQTAADALKYIFKEVIIPIHANKVIFIIAPIVTMSLALIAWAVIPFSETLVLANINVGILYIFAVSSLGVYGIIMAGWASNSKYPFLGALRSAAQMVSYEVSIGFIIITVLLCAGSLNLVDIVLAQKNIWYAIPLFPMFVIFFISALAETNRPPFDLPEAEAELVAGYQTEYSGMMYALFWLGEYANILLLCGLGSVLFLGGWLSPIDAYPFNAIPAPLWLIFKILFLFILFALVKAIVPRYRYDQLMRLGWKVFLPFSLFWVVLTAAFLYFFNLLPK, from the coding sequence ATGTTGTTTGAATATTTAAATATTGTTCTCTACGATCTTTTAAAGATTACCGCACTACTTGTTCCAGTTTTAATTGCTGTAGCAATGATTGTTTGGGTAGATCGAAGAGTATGGGGAGCAGTGCAACTTAGAAAAGGACCTAACGTTGTTGGACCCTTTGGATTGTTACAAACTGCTGCCGATGCACTTAAATATATTTTTAAAGAAGTAATTATTCCAATCCATGCAAATAAAGTTATTTTTATAATTGCACCTATTGTGACCATGTCCTTAGCACTAATCGCTTGGGCAGTTATTCCATTTAGTGAAACTTTAGTACTTGCAAATATTAATGTTGGAATTTTATATATTTTTGCAGTCTCTTCCCTTGGTGTTTATGGAATTATCATGGCAGGATGGGCATCAAATTCTAAGTATCCATTCTTAGGAGCACTTAGATCTGCTGCGCAGATGGTTTCTTACGAAGTCTCCATTGGATTTATTATTATAACCGTTTTGCTATGTGCAGGTTCTTTAAACCTAGTAGATATCGTCCTTGCACAGAAGAATATTTGGTATGCCATCCCATTATTCCCAATGTTTGTTATCTTTTTTATCTCTGCACTTGCAGAAACCAATAGACCTCCCTTTGATCTACCAGAGGCTGAAGCTGAATTAGTTGCTGGATATCAAACTGAATATTCAGGAATGATGTATGCTCTATTCTGGTTAGGTGAATATGCAAATATTTTACTTTTATGTGGCCTTGGTTCAGTTTTATTTTTAGGTGGATGGTTATCTCCAATAGATGCTTATCCGTTTAATGCAATTCCAGCCCCACTTTGGTTAATATTTAAAATATTATTTTTATTTATCTTATTTGCTTTGGTGAAAGCCATAGTGCCTCGATATCGATATGATCAATTAATGAGACTAGGTTGGAAAGTGTTTTTACCATTCTCATTATTCTGGGTGGTGTTAACAGCGGCTTTTTTATATTTTTTTAACTTATTACCAAAATGA
- the nuoI gene encoding NADH-quinone oxidoreductase subunit NuoI has protein sequence MKLKFSRILKIIFLSEFVKGLYIAFIYMFKRRATLNYPFEKGSISPRFRGEHALRRYPDGEERCIACKLCEAVCPAQAITIEAEPREDGSRRTTRYDIDMLKCIYCGLCQESCPVDAIVQGPNFEFATETREELYYNKEKLLENGDRWEKELAHNIKVDKSFR, from the coding sequence ATGAAATTAAAATTTTCTAGAATATTAAAAATTATCTTTTTGTCTGAATTTGTTAAGGGACTTTATATTGCTTTCATTTATATGTTCAAAAGAAGAGCAACTTTAAATTATCCTTTTGAAAAAGGTTCAATCAGTCCAAGATTTAGAGGAGAGCATGCATTACGACGTTATCCAGATGGAGAAGAAAGATGCATTGCTTGCAAACTTTGTGAAGCAGTTTGTCCAGCTCAAGCTATTACCATTGAAGCAGAACCTCGTGAGGATGGATCTAGAAGAACCACACGATACGACATTGATATGTTGAAATGTATCTACTGTGGTCTTTGCCAAGAGTCTTGTCCTGTGGATGCAATTGTTCAAGGACCTAATTTTGAATTCGCAACAGAAACTAGAGAAGAGTTGTATTACAATAAAGAAAAACTTTTAGAAAATGGTGATCGTTGGGAAAAAGAATTAGCTCATAACATTAAGGTAGATAAGTCGTTTCGATGA
- the nuoK gene encoding NADH-quinone oxidoreductase subunit NuoK, protein MIEVTLAHYLFLSAIIFTLGVFGIFVNRKNVIVILMSIELILLSVNINLVAFSVYLQNITGQIFTLFILTVAAAEAAIGLAILVVFFRNKGSIQVEDINSMKG, encoded by the coding sequence ATGATTGAAGTTACATTAGCCCATTATCTTTTTTTATCAGCAATTATTTTCACACTTGGTGTTTTTGGAATATTTGTAAATCGTAAAAACGTGATCGTTATTTTAATGTCCATTGAATTAATTTTACTTTCGGTAAATATTAACCTTGTTGCCTTCTCCGTTTATTTACAAAATATTACAGGACAAATTTTTACTCTTTTTATTTTAACTGTTGCAGCTGCAGAGGCTGCAATTGGACTTGCGATACTTGTTGTCTTTTTTAGAAACAAAGGATCGATTCAAGTTGAAGATATCAACTCGATGAAAGGTTAA
- the nuoE gene encoding NADH-quinone oxidoreductase subunit NuoE → MSGKHVAKDQPATFEFNANNQKRIQEILKKYPTERKKSAVMPLLDLAQRQHDNWIPNAAIRKIGEILEVPYINVYEVATFYTMYNLAPVGKYFVQVCTTSPCMIRGSGKIVNLCKKHISENEGKLSSDKKASWIEVECLGACVSAPMMQINDDFYEDLTEETATKIFQGIKNDKLPKPGSQKGRVGFEPSKRLSLVKN, encoded by the coding sequence ATGAGTGGAAAACATGTTGCAAAAGATCAACCCGCTACATTTGAATTTAATGCAAATAATCAAAAACGTATTCAGGAGATTTTAAAAAAATACCCAACAGAGCGAAAAAAGAGTGCAGTTATGCCACTTTTAGATCTAGCGCAAAGACAGCATGACAATTGGATTCCAAATGCTGCAATAAGAAAAATCGGTGAGATTTTGGAAGTTCCTTACATAAACGTTTATGAAGTTGCAACTTTTTACACCATGTACAATCTGGCGCCCGTTGGAAAATATTTCGTACAAGTCTGTACCACTTCTCCATGCATGATTAGAGGCTCTGGTAAAATTGTTAATCTTTGTAAAAAACATATTTCTGAAAATGAAGGAAAATTGAGTAGTGATAAAAAAGCTTCATGGATTGAAGTGGAGTGTTTAGGCGCATGCGTAAGTGCACCTATGATGCAAATCAACGATGACTTTTACGAAGATTTAACTGAGGAGACTGCAACTAAAATTTTTCAAGGAATAAAAAACGATAAGTTACCAAAACCAGGATCGCAAAAAGGGCGGGTGGGTTTTGAGCCAAGTAAACGATTATCATTGGTAAAAAATTAA
- the nuoF gene encoding NADH-quinone oxidoreductase subunit NuoF — protein sequence MLQDKDRIFTNLYGDFGRDIKSAKARGDWKDTKDIIAKGKDWIINEVKLSELRGRGGAGFPTGVKWSFAPKEVKPGRPHYLVINADESEPGTCKDRDILRFEPQKLIEGCLIASYAVNANTCYIYIRGEYIAESKILQEAIDEAYKEGLIGKNACGTGFNLDIYIHLGAGAYICGEETALLESLEGNKGQPRLKPPFPALIGLYGCPTIVNNVETIAVVPTILRRGGKWFAGFGRTKNTGTKIFCISGNVNNPCNVEEEMGIPLKDLIEKHAGGVIGGWDNLQAVIPGGSSMPLLSKKICDTIKMDFDALVEAKSGLGTAGIVVIDKSQDIVKVIARIARFYKHESCGQCTPCREGSGWMWRMLERIAKGDAEVHELDMLMDVTKQIEGHTICAFGEGSSWPIQGLLRHFRTEMEDRLTNKNI from the coding sequence ATGCTGCAGGATAAAGATAGAATATTTACAAATTTATATGGTGACTTTGGTAGAGATATTAAATCTGCAAAAGCTCGAGGGGATTGGAAAGATACAAAAGATATTATCGCTAAGGGAAAAGATTGGATTATTAATGAAGTTAAACTTTCAGAACTTCGTGGTCGAGGTGGCGCTGGATTTCCAACGGGAGTTAAATGGTCCTTTGCGCCAAAGGAAGTCAAACCAGGTCGACCTCATTATTTAGTTATCAATGCCGATGAGTCTGAACCTGGAACTTGTAAAGACAGAGATATTTTAAGATTTGAACCTCAAAAATTAATTGAGGGATGTTTAATTGCATCTTATGCAGTGAATGCAAACACCTGTTATATTTATATTCGTGGTGAATATATTGCTGAAAGTAAAATTTTACAGGAAGCAATCGATGAAGCTTATAAAGAAGGATTAATTGGAAAAAATGCTTGTGGTACCGGATTTAATTTAGATATTTATATTCATCTTGGAGCTGGTGCATATATTTGTGGAGAAGAAACGGCATTACTTGAAAGCTTAGAAGGAAATAAAGGTCAGCCAAGATTAAAACCACCTTTCCCAGCTTTAATTGGTCTTTATGGATGTCCAACCATTGTAAACAATGTTGAAACCATTGCGGTGGTGCCAACCATATTAAGAAGAGGTGGAAAATGGTTTGCAGGATTTGGACGAACTAAAAATACAGGAACAAAAATTTTCTGTATTTCTGGAAATGTAAATAACCCATGTAATGTGGAAGAAGAAATGGGAATTCCCCTTAAAGATTTAATTGAAAAACATGCAGGTGGAGTAATTGGTGGCTGGGATAATTTACAAGCAGTTATTCCAGGTGGATCTTCAATGCCGTTATTAAGTAAAAAAATTTGCGATACCATAAAAATGGATTTTGATGCATTAGTTGAGGCTAAAAGTGGCCTTGGAACTGCTGGAATTGTCGTAATCGATAAGTCGCAAGATATAGTTAAAGTCATAGCCAGAATTGCTAGATTTTATAAGCATGAAAGTTGTGGTCAGTGCACTCCGTGCCGTGAAGGCTCTGGTTGGATGTGGAGAATGTTAGAGAGAATTGCAAAAGGGGATGCTGAGGTTCATGAATTAGACATGTTAATGGATGTGACCAAACAAATCGAAGGTCACACTATTTGTGCATTCGGTGAAGGATCCTCTTGGCCAATTCAGGGTTTGCTAAGACATTTTAGAACTGAAATGGAAGATAGATTAACAAATAAAAATATATAG